The DNA region TCAATctcaatttcttctttttttccttcactTTATTATTCACCTCTCATGGACTTCAACCAAAGTAAGTTCACAAATAACTCTTGGGATGATCATCACCAGCACCACCCTCATCTTGATCATCACATAGCCATGGAAGAGCAAATCCTTcatgatcatcatcatcaccaccATCTTCCATTAACTGCCCTCCCTCAATTCAGCAGCTTTCCTGATTTCCAAACAAACGACCAGCATCATCAACATGAATTCACTCCATCATTAACCCAGCTGATCATTCCGACGGGTTCCATCTTATCGGGGGAGCATGTTGGGAATCAGGTTGTGGAAGATGAGGATGAGCCGGAGGACGAGCTTGGGCCGATGAAGGAGATGATGTACAAGATCGCGGCGATGCAACCCGTGGACATCGACCCTGCGACCATCCGGAAACCGAAACGAAGGAACGTGCGGATCAGCGACGATCCCCAGAGCGTGGCAGCCCGTCACCGGAGAGAGAGGATAAGCGAGAAGATCCGAATCCTCCAGAGATTGGTCCCTGGAGGAACCAAGCTAGACACGGCCTCGATGCTAGACGAGGCCATTCGGTACGTGAAGTTCCTGAAGAGGCAAATCCGTATGCTACAATTGAATCAGAACACCCCGACAAGCCCCATGTTCAAGACAGGGCTGCCGAGTTTCCTTTCGACCTCTTCTTCCATGGGAGCAGAGACAGAGTCACGGTTCGACTTCCGAGTCAGTTGCGTCGATGACGCCAGCTTTTGTTTTAACAATAGCGAGGTAATAAGTCATCAATAACTACAACGAGAGTATGCTTTATTTATGAGTTGTTAACAATTTAATTAACTCGacaaattattattactgAAAATTGTGTAACTTGGTTTTAGTTATATTGTTTAGGGTTTATATGTATGAGAACCCTCCAAAATGGTCTTCGAACATAATGTTGTTGACTTGGGCGGACCTTCTCCGCTTGGACATTTTATCCTAACGGTTATAGCTTGAATTACGTAcgaacaaataatatatataaaatttttgctcatcaaattaaaaatttcttgTGTTATCTTTTCtatatt from Punica granatum isolate Tunisia-2019 chromosome 3, ASM765513v2, whole genome shotgun sequence includes:
- the LOC116199267 gene encoding transcription factor HEC3-like, which translates into the protein MDFNQSKFTNNSWDDHHQHHPHLDHHIAMEEQILHDHHHHHHLPLTALPQFSSFPDFQTNDQHHQHEFTPSLTQLIIPTGSILSGEHVGNQVVEDEDEPEDELGPMKEMMYKIAAMQPVDIDPATIRKPKRRNVRISDDPQSVAARHRRERISEKIRILQRLVPGGTKLDTASMLDEAIRYVKFLKRQIRMLQLNQNTPTSPMFKTGLPSFLSTSSSMGAETESRFDFRVSCVDDASFCFNNSEVISHQ